In the genome of Pagrus major chromosome 17, Pma_NU_1.0, the window CACTGGTCATTAGTCAATACAGGTGGCTCAAAATAACTATGAAGCATTTCTAGGCTCCATTCTAGTTCAACTACACACTCAGTGACCTTAAATCAACTTGTTTCCATCTGTCTGAAAAATTAAAACCTCTAGGAACTGTATAGCATcatttaaaggacaagttcacccaaaaatgaatattcattcATTGTATATTCACCACGTCAATGGAAGCATTCTCCCAAACTGAAATAGATGGGAACTTATtttataacataaaaaaaacagtccccAACTACTtgagttgtttaggaaaatgccgtaacgctgttttgctgttaagTTCCTGAAGCGTCCTGTGGACTAGTAATAACATTCTTTATTTCTCCTACCTGCTGCAGGTGGACTTCACCTTTGACAAGGAAGTAATGGAGGAGCTCCTGACTAGCAGCAGGGATCTGCTGCTGAAGCTGGTCAACACCCACCTCACCCCTAAATCCCACGGTCGCATCAACCACGTCTTCAACCATTACTCCAACCCGGACCTCCTTGCCAAACTGTACGACCCCAGTGGCCCCTTCAGACCCAACCTCACCAAGATCTGCAAAGGACTCAACAAACTGGTCGAGGACGGGACAATatgacataaaaacaatgaaacgcgAGTCAGACACTGGGAGAGCTACAGCCAGACTCACTTGAGACTCATAACTGGTGGACAAAATTGGTCTTACTGCTACCGAGGACTGGCAACGTAAGACAAGTGATTTGAGAACAAAACTGCCGCCCCGTCGTTCTCAAAGAATATGTGGGATAAAAATAAGTTGGTTGAGTCATTTGCTCGAGTTTTTAATGTTTAGaggtgatatatatatatgatgttAAATTGTGATATATACTTGTCTATTCAGACAAAGTTCACAGCACCCAAACTTGAATATAAACTGGTTTATACTATCAGCTGTTttattagatgattaaatttcaATTGTTTAATATTTGAGACCTTGAAATGTTTAATCCAGAGCTACTGATGTTATGTATTGTGAAGAGGAGGAGTTGAAACAGGTGGACAGATTGCATCATGAGAACAGACGGGGAACAATACCACTGTAATAAAGCACTGCCATCTGGTGGTCAAGATGACGCCTCAGCAACTCAACGTGCTGTATTTACTGAGGCGTCTGGAAGACAATGCAGCCAATAATAAAGCAAATGACCCCACAGTGGACAATTACTCACACAACACTTTGTAGTCTCAGCTTCAAAACATGTTTAGGAGCATGAACAAAAAGACTGACGCTTAAATGGTGTTGACTGCTCGAGCTTCAATGCTAATCCtgtaattcatgtttttctaaAGATTGGATCACTGGTGTTATTCTTTGGTTTTACATGACAAAAGACACGGGACATCAACAGACAAAGGAAAAATCAAGCCCTGGCTGGACACTCATCTTATATAGGAGTCAAACATTGTAATTTAGCTAATAATTTGCTAATATTTTCTTGGAGAAAAGTCAATTGATCTATAAAATTACAGAAAGATGTTTAAAGATTAAGTGCTAATGAGAGTCAAGAGTTTCTGGAGGAGCTGTTATGAGGACCAAGACAGCTCAACCTTCAAgacaaatacatatatacagaccTGAACTGGATGACtgaacagactttttttttattattatcattattctaAAATGAGCTACACAAAacttctgaaataaaaaaaatatgcccattacaaacaataaaagagTGCTGTCAATATATATCTTAAAAGGCTCTTTCTTAAACTTTGGCTACATTAAAGATTAAATTCTTCAGCAGTATCAGATCAATTTCAGGGTGATTTCATACTGAACATACCGCAGCTAAAAGGGTTTAGTGAGAAAGCTTGTCTAACTTTGCATTAGCAGGCTGTGAGGTAGCATTACACACAAACCACATGTTGAACCACCATATGAAGAGTCACATGACTGAACCAACATGTGACCGCAAATTCTCATTTATAACAGTTCACGCTCTTATTTCCTGCTTGTGAGAACAAGCTAAACACAGCTGTGTGAGAATATGGAGCTTTTCAAAATCTACAGTTTGTTtcgacaaataaataaaaaggctACACAAGtgcaatatttctttttaaaaacctgacaCATGGCAGTGTAACTTCCCATCTATATTaaatggcaatttaaaaaaaagtaataactTTCAAGCTCCAAGTCCATACAGCAGCAGGAGTATCACTGGAGATCTATTCCTTTATCTGTAATGCTCTTTTATCCTGAAGGCCAaaccctgcagctctctgccaAGAGTTTCTTCAATGATCACAGTGAGACAGCAGAAACGATAGGTCACAGCTGGAAGATCTCATCTTCCCTGTCTCTCAGTTTCTTAGTGAGTTTGGTGATAGTTAGGGGTACTGCTCCATGTGGTGCCTGCTGCTGCATTGTGGAAGATGAAGTGGCACTCTGTGACCTTGTGAGTGGCCGCCACTCTGATGTCCTGCCGAGGCAAGCTGCTTCTAGGGCGGCAACCCTGTGAGAAATAAACAGATGAAAAGATACAGTAAGTCTGATACAGCCGCAGAGTCCCACAATCAGCCTGCATTCATCTCTGGCAGCTTTCAGTGATTTCTGATAGACCACCTCTCGCTATGAGAGTATGAGTCCTGATAGAATATCAAACAGGTCGCCtatgaattacatttattttaaactaaCACATTTTGATTATCTTATTCTTAATTTCAACATTTGGTGTTAAAGCAGGAAGTGGTTCACATGAATGATGACACCAGGGAGATGGTTGGACCTATCGAGTGAAGGGGTGTAATTAACAATTACTTTCACCttgactgttttctttattaatcaTCTGGTTGCTTGGTATATAAAATctaagaaaatgttgaaaaatgtcgatcagtgtttcccaaagtccaAGATGATGTCCTTAAAGTACCACACTACCCACAATCCAGTTCAACAACGACGTTCCTAATTGGTTGAGCTTGCTGTTACCACAGAAATGTTTACCACATTCATGAAAGTCAGTTATGTTTACCACTGACCACCCATGATTTCAGACATGCTTCATTTTTTTAGAGataaaaaaagagtgaaaattaCCTCAAATACTGGTACTGTGCTGGTACTTTAACTTTAATTGTGTTGGTGAGGGGGAAGTTGTTGCTCAAGGGTCAAATTGCACAAATTGTTGAATTGCACCTTGGCCTTTTTTTCCCAtgttcccctttttttttgttgctccGAATCAAATGTTTTAAGGTAACATTCATCTCATAGTTGTTTAGCTTAGGATTAAGTATGGAGcgaatgaatgggaaaacttAACTTCCGAAACCGGAGTCATTAAAAAAGTGGTCACTGTTGAGCTCTAGAGTAACACCAACGGTTTGGTCTTTGGGGTcgtcaacaaaataaacaacttcTGTTGGACTGCCAACCTTCAGCACAGACGCAACTAAGATGGCAGGACTTGAGGCCTCTGTCACACCACAAACACGGAGCATGACTGTCTGAACAAACACGAGCAAGCAGTGACAAGCCACACAGACATACCTTCTCTCCGCGTCCTGGCATCCTTTGACGGCAGCCTGCTTGGACTGACTTATCAAGCCATCCAACCTTTTCAGAAAATCCAACGGAGTGAGGTCCGACACACTTTCACTGCCATCGTCCTGCTTCTCCTCAGAGGAGCTCCCTGTGTGCCCGTTCTGAGCCGAACCACGGCCAGCATTGTCTTTTTCACTGTCCTCTAAATTCAAATCCAACCCATTTACACTCTGGTCCAAGTCTGACAGCACCGGGATGGACAAGGACTTCTTGAGGAATATGGAGTCGTTGGTGTACATCCTGTTTGCTCTTTTGATTTGCTCCATCTGTGAGAGAAGATCGTCTTGTCAGCCTTTTGCAAAACTCATTTTTAACTTGATATAGCTCGTCTGGCTGTATTATACAAAGTTGGTTGATACTTTTTGCTTTATTCTACTATGGATATTTAAGGCGGATGCTCTTCCTCAGCACACAAACTGGTAACAGCCGAATAAGTAATCTAATCGAAGTGTTGTCCTGCTTTTAATTTAagatttttccttttaaagaaTTAGCACCATTTTACACATGCCAGGGTTCATTATCAGCTTTATTTCACTTGACCATTAAGTTACTAAAAGTCTGTTATTACAGTTCAAAATAGTGAAGGAATGTAATAGccaagataaaaataaaacactaaaaaacatACTGTTTAAAGCAAATAACATTACATaagtttatactgtatattacatgGGGAGACATGCTATCACAGTATGAACTATTTCCAATAAATGCTTACAATGAATTGCTAAAGGAACAAACAGGACAGAAACAGGATAGTTTCAGTAGTCAGTAATACTTACAGACACTCCATATTTCAGGGCCAGGCCTTGTAGTGTTTCTCCTGGCTGAATTTTGTGTTCAATGCGTCTCTGGCGAACCGGAGAGAGCGGAGACCGAACCAGGCTCCCGTAAGACCTCGTCCGGCTTCCCCGGAGTAGGCCGTTACTCCCGGCTGGCAAAGGCGCTCGCTCCCCGGACATGTTCGTGAACCCACTTTAGCTTCGTTAAAGTTGGCAACTGAGCAAATTACGTTTACCAGCACACGTTCACGTTGTTCACATCACGAGAATACAGGTTATTTTACCTGCATATGCGTCAGAGTAACGTGAACCAAACTAGCAGCTTAGTTAGCCTGCTAGCTTAGCTAATTAACGTTGACGCTCATCCCTTTTAACGAGTTGTGACTGTATTTCGCTTCAGTCACCTGTTGAACTGCTACCACAGCTTATTACAGTAACTTAACATACTTAACTATAAGTTTAACCTACCTTagttttcaaacaaacaccTGAAAAGTTGCCGAGAAAGTTGTTAAAGTTAATGTTTTCATGCTTCCTGCAGTCAGCTGTCTGCTGCCATATGTTGCCATGACTGCCGCGTTGCATGACTGGTCCCATGATCCGTCACCGATGCTGCATTCATCGCGATTGGAAAATACTAGACGTGTTTAGTTATAGTACAGTCTTTGTATGGAAACAGAAGAAATCTTTTGTGGATGCCTTGTGATGACGTTATAATGGCTGTATGGTCACTATAACAGAAACGGGGCCATTGATAAACTCTCTGTTGAAAACAACGTACCGCCTAAAAAGAAGCAGACCGGTATTTTCAAATAGGAAACTTGTTATTCCCATTCCCCCCCGTTGAATTCGAACGCAGCATTGCTATCACGCTTGTCGCTGTCGTGAGGTGGCTAACGCTAGTTAGCTAACCTGTCACTTTACATCTGCTTTCTGGGTACCAACCGTAATAATTATGTCTTTTAAAAGGGAAGGCGATGACAAGAGTCAACTGAACATCCTGAAGGTAACAGTAACAGTATTTTTTTGGCTTTGCTTGAGAGACTTAAGCTgagatgttatgttgttatggTTAGCATCCTGCTAACTAACGTTGCTAGCTAACTGTATTAGCTGTAGCGTTCAGAGATGCATCTTCAAAACTCTAGCAAAATAAGAAACTGGTTAATTAACcactctttttttaattttatttttcttattgctGTCTTGTGTTTCAGAAACGTCGCGTGGCGGATCTCCTGTCTAACTTTATTCCGGAGGATGAAGCAGCTCTGATGAAAAATGGAAGGTGAAATGAACTTCAAAACAATGTTAAGTTAGGGAAAGAAAAGCTGGTAATGGATGACATGAAGCtgaaattcaacctgttcaatCTGTTTTCCAGATACACTTGCCTTGTGTGCTCCTACCGCCCTGTGTTTGATACCGTTGACATGCTGACAGTCCACAGAAAAGGGAAAAGGCATCTAGAAGGTGATTCATGTCTGTGTTCGGGCAGTGATGTCCTCTCTTTCCTAAGATTATCTAACACTTTTACTTTATGAAATATCTGGACTTTAATATCCTCATATGATTTTTGAGAAGTAAGAGGACCATAGTGACAAACATCTGTGAATTAATGTGATAGCTgatttcaaaaatgttattacTTGGCAATACATTTCTAAACCTAGGAGTAGGTGATACGGCTGAAAGTCTGGTATAAATTAATACTAGAGTCTGTTTTTGTCAAATGTAGAAGCTAAATTAAATTCCTGACAAGTCAAGTCACTCATCTCACTTAGCcaaaatcatataaaaatataatagtGCCATAAAGCTGCCAAGTTTTTGTATTTGCACCATTGCCTCATGGTGGCATAATATAACCACAGATATTGAAGGGGTACTGTGGTATAAATGACATATCCCTTTTCTTATGGTTGACATTTATATTGTCTCATGTTATATATTGTTGTATCGTCCAACCCCAGATAGTAACATCTTAAAGTAATTATTAATTGCTAAGAAAATAAcctttattctgttttatgttgcaTTTCTCCAGGATTAAAAGGATTCTATGGGAAGAAAGCACGACTGAAGAATGAAATAACGAAAAGACGACATGAAAACTACGTCcagactgaagacaaaagacagGTTGGTAACTGTGTGAACTCTGTTCAGTCGACTCTGAAGCAAACTCTCCAGAATCTCCTGATAGTTGTACAGAAAAGTTGTTTCTGGAGTTCAGATCAGCAGACAGGAGTCAGCTGGATCTTTCAACAGGCAGAAGGTCAATGAATCATCATCACTTGAGAATAACAACATGAGCTGAACAGTCTTTCTCTTGACTGGCTGAGACTGCTGGTCCATGTTGTTGTCTTCTGTCAAGTGCATTGTGTGGCCTTGTGACTTCCAGCTGACCCTGACAAATGACATCCTGCCAAATCAATTTCAAGTTGTTGTCTGTTGTGGAAAAGATAAACAACACTTGACAGAGCATTTAGAAGGGTCAACTTCTGAGTGAGCTCTCAGTTTCTTGTGAGAGACACTTCTGCAATTCATGCAGTGTTTCGTTGTGTTTTTAAGGAACCCTCCTGCTCAGCCCCTTTACTGGAACAGACGAGGAAGCTTACACATCATGCTTTATTGAAGACTGTACCATACAACAGCCGCCATAGAATAACCAGGTGAGTGAGATGGatatttaaatataacaattccaacatgtatttaaaatctcttaaaatgatgaaaaacatcatttcaaatataaatttgtaattatttttagtACAAAAGGACAACAGAGCATCGGCTCAGATCCCATCGACAACACTTCAAGCAAAGCGGCATCTGAACAAGAAAAAGCCTGTCAGAAAACTGAAGTTTCAAACAATATGTCACAAAGCTGTTCTAGTGGCTGCACAGCAGGTAAAGTCTGTCATAGGAAAGATTTGTGTTGAAGATAACCCAGGCCTGATCGTGCTTTAAGTGTGGACATGTTTTGTCTTCTGTAGCCAATAAAGGTTCAGATTCATCTGAGGATATAACAGGATCCCAGGCTGCagtgaaacaggaagcagagccTCTAACAGCCCAGAGGAGGAGCGAGCTGGAGCACTACCTCAAACTGAAAAGGTACAGAACGTTTTTATTTTCGCCGGAACTGGCTGAAGTTTCGCTTTCTCCGACCAGAAGTCAGTTCTGTATATTCGACTGTGCCGCCCTCGTGCTTTACACTGCGCTtaatctttttctgtttcttagCCAGGGGTGGTTGCAAGACCGGAGCGGCCAGTGGGTTAAAGACGAGAATGTGGAGTTTGATTCCGATGAGGAGGAGCCTCCTTCACCTGCCCCCCAACCTGCAAGTCACTGAGAAAACTAAGAACTGTGGGAAAACACGGATTAACTTGTACCACAGTGGTACATTCAGAAGTCACGTTGCTGTTTGAAACAGACGGAGCTCCACGTGCAGAGACTTTTCTTAAACAGATGCATCAACCTTTCACCGAGTTACATGGTTTTCCTGTGCTGATTCTACAGCGCTCATGTAACTGTCGGACTCTTCAGTTGTTAAAGATGATTGTTAGTTACCAGGTCATCAGCTGCAACTGTCAGTGCTTTTATTGTGctttaatttaatgaaaaatgtgactttatgtcatgtgttttgtattttttcactttaaCTTCCTGAAAATGTTGGAACTACATCAGCCAgactttaaaacataaagattCCAAGAGAGTACCATTTTGGATCAagagttttctttctcttctttctttccttggTTTTCTCCTCATGTCTGGAGgacattaaaggataattctAGTTTATAATTACTTTTGATATCATTGAACCAGCTCTGATGACTCTGAGCATTTCAGGACGGATAAGACTGGATCTCACATTCCCAGATAGTCTGTGCctaacagcatgttttgaacggGCACTGCACCGGTGTCAGTTATAATCACAAACTGTACTGAAGTTCACCTTCAGGGATTTCTGGCAGAAAACTCTTCTTGGCAGAACAGCTTTAGGATCAAGTGGCATCAAATACATACCGACAAAGTACACACAAGACTTGACTTGGTTAAATTTAGGGACCAGAACTtcttggctaggtttaggaaaaaaatcttaGTTTGGGTTGAAATAGACTCTCACAATGTAAAGTGTTCGAACGGCTTTCTGGCAGAA includes:
- the lysmd1 gene encoding lysM and putative peptidoglycan-binding domain-containing protein 1, with the translated sequence MSGERAPLPAGSNGLLRGSRTRSYGSLVRSPLSPVRQRRIEHKIQPGETLQGLALKYGVSMEQIKRANRMYTNDSIFLKKSLSIPVLSDLDQSVNGLDLNLEDSEKDNAGRGSAQNGHTGSSSEEKQDDGSESVSDLTPLDFLKRLDGLISQSKQAAVKGCQDAERRVAALEAACLGRTSEWRPLTRSQSATSSSTMQQQAPHGAVPLTITKLTKKLRDREDEIFQL
- the scnm1 gene encoding sodium channel modifier 1 → MSFKREGDDKSQLNILKKRRVADLLSNFIPEDEAALMKNGRYTCLVCSYRPVFDTVDMLTVHRKGKRHLEGLKGFYGKKARLKNEITKRRHENYVQTEDKRQEPSCSAPLLEQTRKLTHHALLKTVPYNSRHRITSTKGQQSIGSDPIDNTSSKAASEQEKACQKTEVSNNMSQSCSSGCTAANKGSDSSEDITGSQAAVKQEAEPLTAQRRSELEHYLKLKSQGWLQDRSGQWVKDENVEFDSDEEEPPSPAPQPASH